One segment of Agrococcus sp. ProA11 DNA contains the following:
- a CDS encoding thiamine pyrophosphate-dependent enzyme codes for MSITVPAPDPALAAGLDSPLQVLDLDGSRLTNELLDPYLTDIDESALTNLYVDMVRVRRLDTEAFALTRQGQLVLWPPLLGQEAAQVGPATALGEKDWVFGSYREHGFALLRGADMAEFSRIWKAHAHSGWSPQEIRMAPAQIIIGAQSLHGVGYAMAAKMDGADEVALTAFGDGATSEGDVNEALVWAASFQAPVVFLCQNNQYAISEPVALQSGVPLALRPTGFGVPSMRVDGNDVLAMHAAARIAFERARSGGGPTFIEAVTYRRGPHTSTDDPKRYREDAELQSWVEKDPVERVERALELMGANMEAVRAEAKIRADQLAKEFRAACEQAQPPAAESIFDEVYAQPTKRLQRQRLEHRAFAASIEAKA; via the coding sequence GTGTCGATCACGGTTCCCGCTCCCGACCCTGCGCTCGCCGCCGGGCTCGATTCCCCCCTGCAGGTGCTCGACCTCGACGGCAGCAGGCTGACGAACGAGCTGCTCGACCCCTATCTCACCGACATCGATGAGTCGGCGCTCACGAACCTCTACGTCGACATGGTGCGCGTGCGCCGCCTCGACACCGAAGCCTTCGCCCTGACTCGTCAGGGCCAGCTCGTGCTGTGGCCGCCGCTGCTCGGCCAGGAGGCCGCGCAGGTGGGCCCTGCCACGGCACTGGGCGAGAAGGACTGGGTCTTCGGCTCCTACCGCGAGCACGGCTTCGCGCTGCTGCGCGGCGCCGACATGGCCGAGTTCTCGCGCATCTGGAAGGCGCACGCGCACAGCGGCTGGTCGCCGCAGGAGATCCGCATGGCGCCCGCGCAGATCATCATCGGCGCGCAGTCGCTGCACGGCGTCGGCTACGCCATGGCCGCCAAGATGGATGGCGCCGACGAGGTCGCGCTCACGGCCTTCGGCGACGGTGCCACGAGCGAGGGCGACGTCAACGAGGCGCTCGTGTGGGCCGCGAGCTTCCAGGCGCCAGTGGTCTTCCTCTGCCAGAACAACCAGTACGCCATCTCCGAGCCCGTCGCGCTGCAGTCGGGCGTGCCGCTGGCGCTGCGCCCCACCGGCTTCGGCGTGCCGTCCATGCGCGTCGACGGCAACGACGTGCTCGCCATGCACGCCGCGGCCCGTATCGCCTTCGAGCGCGCCCGCTCGGGTGGCGGGCCGACGTTCATCGAGGCCGTCACCTACCGCCGCGGACCGCACACCAGCACCGACGACCCCAAGCGCTACCGCGAGGACGCCGAGCTCCAGAGCTGGGTGGAGAAGGATCCGGTGGAGCGGGTCGAGCGTGCGCTCGAGCTCATGGGAGCCAACATGGAGGCGGTGCGCGCGGAGGCCAAGATCCGCGCCGACCAGCTCGCCAAGGAGTTCCGCGCCGCGTGCGAGCAGGCTCAGCCGCCGGCTGCCGAGTCGATCTTCGACGAGGTCTACGCACAGCCCACCAAGCGCCTCCAGCGTCAGCGCCTGGAGCACCGCGCATTCGCAGCCAGCATTGAGGCAAAGGCATGA
- a CDS encoding dihydrolipoamide acetyltransferase family protein: protein MKTFMLPDLGEGLTDSEIVAWRVAEGDTVELNQPLADIETAKAVVELPSPYEGTIAKLHAGEGETVDVGAPLIDFDLGGDDSAAPASETPAASAPASEDSDASAKPGPVGEEPDVVSAPASAPAAAEESVAAQAEAAADDKPEKVSVLVGHITVHGGKPTRAKRTWDVEPFDRAALESSARRGPNRAMPPVRKLAKERGIDLQSVRPSGADGLVTRADIESAGTASAAAPAQAPASTREKITGLRKHTAAAMSKSALTVPHAATFHQVDVTETLALAKSGDASFLALASRAILLAAKRWPDVTAAFHADTNELERFAHVNLGIAVSTDRGLVVASVDEAETMDAVQLTAEIRDRAVRAREGKLSMEELTSSNITISNVGVFGVDGGIPILNPGESAIIALGAIRKLPWNHQGEIALRDICTVTISFDHRVLDGREAAGFLADIVAVLERPSLALAR, encoded by the coding sequence ATGAAGACCTTCATGCTGCCCGACCTGGGCGAGGGCCTGACCGACAGCGAGATCGTCGCCTGGCGCGTCGCCGAGGGCGACACGGTCGAGCTCAACCAGCCGCTCGCCGACATCGAGACCGCCAAGGCGGTCGTCGAGCTGCCGAGCCCCTACGAGGGCACCATCGCCAAGCTGCACGCCGGCGAGGGCGAGACCGTCGACGTGGGCGCGCCGCTCATCGACTTCGACCTGGGCGGCGACGACAGCGCCGCTCCCGCGTCGGAGACGCCCGCGGCATCCGCCCCGGCCTCCGAGGATTCCGATGCGTCCGCGAAGCCCGGCCCGGTGGGCGAGGAGCCGGATGTCGTGAGCGCGCCCGCCTCGGCGCCTGCTGCGGCAGAGGAGAGCGTCGCCGCGCAGGCGGAGGCCGCCGCCGACGACAAGCCCGAGAAGGTGTCGGTGCTCGTCGGCCACATCACCGTGCACGGCGGCAAGCCCACGCGCGCCAAGCGCACCTGGGATGTGGAGCCGTTCGACCGCGCCGCATTGGAGAGCTCGGCGCGGCGCGGCCCGAACCGCGCCATGCCGCCCGTGCGGAAGCTCGCCAAGGAGCGCGGCATCGACCTGCAGTCGGTGCGCCCGAGCGGCGCCGACGGCCTCGTCACCCGCGCCGACATCGAGAGCGCGGGCACTGCATCCGCTGCCGCTCCCGCACAGGCACCCGCGTCGACGCGCGAGAAGATCACGGGGCTGCGCAAGCACACGGCCGCCGCGATGTCGAAGTCGGCGCTCACGGTGCCGCACGCCGCCACCTTCCACCAGGTCGACGTGACCGAGACGCTCGCGCTCGCCAAGAGCGGCGACGCCTCGTTCCTGGCGCTGGCCAGCCGAGCGATCCTGCTCGCCGCCAAGCGCTGGCCCGATGTCACCGCCGCCTTCCACGCCGACACGAACGAGCTCGAGCGCTTCGCGCACGTCAACCTCGGCATCGCGGTCTCCACCGACCGCGGCCTCGTGGTCGCCTCGGTGGATGAGGCCGAGACGATGGATGCCGTGCAGTTGACGGCCGAGATCCGCGACCGCGCCGTGCGCGCCCGCGAGGGCAAGCTGTCGATGGAGGAGCTCACCTCCTCGAACATCACCATCTCGAACGTAGGCGTCTTCGGCGTCGACGGCGGCATCCCCATCCTCAACCCGGGGGAGTCCGCGATCATCGCGCTGGGCGCGATCCGCAAGCTGCCGTGGAACCACCAGGGCGAGATCGCGCTGCGCGACATCTGCACCGTGACGATCTCGTTCGACCACCGCGTGCTCGACGGCCGCGAGGCGGCGGGCTTCCTCGCCGACATCGTCGCGGTGCTCGAGCGGCCGAGCCTGGCGCTCGCGCGCTGA
- a CDS encoding alpha-ketoacid dehydrogenase subunit beta has product MTETLNLAKAVNAALADELEGDDRVLLMGEDIGKLGGVFRVTDGLQARFGTQRVIDTPLAESAIIGTAVGMSYRGYRVVAEIQFDGFIYPAFDQIVAQVAKLRYRTKGGVPMPLTIRVPFGGAIGSVEHHSESPESYFAHTAGLRVVTASTPQEAYSTLRAAIQSDDPVLFFEPKGKYYTKGEVDRTIVRDLETANIVASGRDVTIAAYGPTVDTALRAAIAAADEGIEIEVIDLRSISPLDVDTVVESVRRTGRLIVTHEAANESSVSSELVASVAERAFQHLEAAPERVTGYDTPYPPSAVEHDYLPSIDRLLDAVDRTLGRRNSRTDLDYSALEGAMTAGAAR; this is encoded by the coding sequence ATGACTGAGACACTGAACCTGGCCAAGGCCGTCAACGCGGCGCTCGCCGACGAGCTCGAGGGCGACGACCGCGTGCTGCTGATGGGCGAGGACATCGGCAAGCTCGGCGGCGTCTTCCGCGTCACCGACGGCCTGCAGGCCCGCTTCGGCACGCAGCGCGTCATCGACACGCCGCTGGCCGAGTCGGCCATCATCGGCACGGCGGTCGGCATGAGCTACCGCGGCTACCGCGTGGTCGCCGAGATCCAGTTCGACGGCTTCATCTACCCCGCGTTCGACCAGATCGTCGCGCAGGTCGCGAAGCTGCGCTACCGCACCAAGGGCGGCGTCCCCATGCCGCTCACGATCCGCGTGCCGTTCGGCGGCGCCATCGGCTCGGTCGAGCACCACTCGGAGTCGCCCGAGTCGTACTTCGCGCACACCGCCGGGCTGCGCGTCGTGACCGCGTCGACGCCGCAGGAGGCCTACTCGACGCTGCGCGCCGCGATCCAGAGCGACGACCCGGTGCTGTTCTTCGAGCCGAAGGGCAAGTACTACACGAAGGGCGAGGTCGACCGCACGATCGTGCGCGACCTCGAGACGGCCAACATCGTGGCGAGCGGCCGCGACGTGACGATCGCCGCCTACGGGCCGACCGTCGACACGGCGCTGCGCGCGGCGATCGCCGCCGCCGATGAGGGCATCGAGATCGAGGTCATCGACCTGCGCTCGATCTCGCCGCTGGACGTCGACACGGTCGTCGAGTCGGTGCGCCGCACCGGCCGTCTGATCGTCACCCACGAGGCGGCCAACGAGTCGTCGGTGTCGAGCGAGCTCGTCGCCTCGGTCGCCGAGCGCGCCTTCCAGCACCTGGAGGCCGCGCCCGAGCGCGTCACCGGCTACGACACCCCCTACCCGCCGTCGGCCGTCGAGCACGACTACCTGCCGAGCATCGACCGGCTGCTCGACGCCGTCGACCGCACCCTCGGCCGCCGCAACTCGCGCACCGATCTCGACTACAGCGCCCTCGAGGGCGCCATGACCGCTGGAGCCGCACGATGA
- a CDS encoding TetR family transcriptional regulator C-terminal domain-containing protein encodes MTNHKRVRKTPEQRRAEVHDAARSIALESGLSAVTQRAVADRVGVAPALVTHYVTRMELLVADIFRDIAQEELASVRASVDAVEGGEVEQVLVLLRELIHDFRRDVALVWLDGWSLSRRNAELAAVLVEEARAWEEFVADIFARGHAAGAFSAPEPLALARFVVGATDGLSAQSAVWAGYEEETAHYVITTVTALLRIQPEDVRRASY; translated from the coding sequence ATGACCAACCACAAGCGTGTCAGGAAGACCCCCGAGCAGCGCCGCGCGGAAGTGCACGACGCTGCTCGCTCGATCGCGCTCGAGTCCGGCCTGAGCGCGGTGACACAGCGCGCGGTGGCCGATCGCGTCGGCGTCGCGCCCGCCCTGGTCACCCACTACGTGACCCGCATGGAACTGCTGGTCGCCGACATCTTCCGCGACATCGCTCAGGAGGAGCTCGCGAGCGTACGAGCGAGCGTCGACGCGGTCGAGGGCGGCGAGGTCGAGCAGGTGCTCGTGCTGCTGCGCGAGCTCATCCACGACTTCCGCCGCGATGTCGCGCTCGTGTGGCTCGACGGCTGGAGCCTGTCACGGCGCAACGCCGAGCTCGCCGCGGTGCTCGTGGAGGAGGCGCGGGCCTGGGAGGAGTTCGTCGCGGACATCTTCGCGCGAGGGCACGCCGCCGGTGCGTTCAGCGCTCCGGAGCCGCTCGCGCTCGCTCGCTTCGTGGTGGGCGCCACCGACGGCCTCAGTGCCCAATCGGCCGTGTGGGCCGGCTACGAGGAGGAGACCGCGCACTACGTGATCACGACCGTCACGGCCCTGCTGCGCATCCAGCCCGAGGATGTGCGTCGCGCGTCCTATTGA
- a CDS encoding agmatine deiminase family protein: protein MAWTMPAESAAHERLWMAFPHGPNAGETSAEADAAHRAWAAVANAASEFEPVTVVVDPDERDVAGRLLAGDITTVEAPLDDAWMRDIGPTFVLDEQGRLGAVDWVFNGWGGQDWASWEHDSRIAALVAEQAGAERIASPLVNEGGAIHVDGHGTVLLTETVQRDPGRNPGISRADVEAELARTIGATHPIWLPRGLTRDYEPFGTRGHVDMVASLVGDGRVLLHVQAADEHPDAAVSAEIERVLRDATDAAGRQLEIVPLRAPATLRDDEGWVDWSYVNHLILNDGILACGFGDPAADAEAREVLEAVYPGRRAVTVDAREIFARGGGIHCITQQQPKAAS, encoded by the coding sequence ATGGCCTGGACGATGCCCGCGGAATCCGCAGCGCACGAGCGGCTCTGGATGGCCTTCCCGCACGGACCGAATGCCGGCGAGACCTCGGCCGAGGCGGACGCCGCGCATCGCGCCTGGGCGGCCGTGGCCAACGCGGCCAGCGAGTTCGAGCCCGTCACCGTGGTGGTCGACCCCGACGAGCGCGATGTCGCCGGCCGGCTGCTCGCGGGCGACATCACGACGGTCGAGGCGCCGCTCGACGACGCGTGGATGCGCGACATCGGTCCCACGTTCGTGCTCGACGAGCAGGGCAGGCTCGGGGCCGTCGACTGGGTCTTCAACGGCTGGGGCGGCCAGGACTGGGCCAGCTGGGAGCATGACTCGCGCATCGCCGCGCTCGTCGCCGAGCAGGCCGGTGCCGAGCGCATCGCATCGCCGCTCGTCAACGAAGGCGGAGCCATCCACGTCGACGGTCACGGCACCGTGCTGCTCACCGAGACCGTGCAGCGCGATCCGGGCCGCAACCCCGGCATCTCGCGTGCCGACGTGGAGGCCGAGCTCGCGCGCACGATCGGCGCGACGCATCCCATCTGGCTCCCGCGCGGCCTCACGCGCGACTATGAGCCCTTCGGCACCCGCGGTCACGTCGACATGGTCGCCTCGCTGGTCGGCGACGGTCGCGTGCTGCTGCATGTGCAGGCAGCCGACGAGCACCCGGACGCCGCGGTCTCGGCCGAGATCGAGCGCGTGCTGCGTGACGCGACCGACGCCGCCGGTCGTCAGCTCGAGATCGTGCCGCTGCGAGCGCCCGCGACGCTGCGCGATGACGAGGGCTGGGTCGACTGGTCCTACGTGAACCACCTGATCCTGAACGACGGCATCCTCGCCTGCGGCTTCGGCGACCCGGCGGCAGATGCCGAGGCGCGCGAGGTGCTCGAGGCCGTCTACCCGGGCAGGCGCGCGGTGACGGTCGATGCGCGCGAGATCTTCGCGCGCGGCGGCGGCATCCACTGCATCACGCAGCAGCAGCCGAAGGCCGCATCGTGA
- a CDS encoding VOC family protein, whose amino-acid sequence MTTTTDLLPDDTAMGPVMLKTASLARLVHWYTAGVGLEHVAERPGVVELGVDGRAILVLEEAPGLRGPNPADAGLFHTAILYPTHAALAAAVVRMSQLPGIQFAGTGDHHVSEAFYFADPDGNGVELYVDRPRDRWSWKNGQVFMTTEFIDPNRFVSEHLDRGSFGQSSSAPVDATIGHVHLQVGDVATARDFYVGALGFAETASIAGSALFVSAGGYHHHMAMNVWNSRGAGRRVDTLGLGRVQIAVPDADAVGAARERLTARGVAVADDGRGIRFDDPWANVITLTPSVAE is encoded by the coding sequence ATGACCACCACGACCGACCTGCTGCCCGACGACACCGCCATGGGCCCGGTGATGCTGAAGACGGCCTCGCTGGCCCGACTGGTGCACTGGTACACCGCCGGCGTTGGCCTGGAGCACGTGGCCGAACGGCCGGGGGTCGTCGAGCTCGGTGTCGACGGCCGCGCGATCCTCGTGCTCGAGGAGGCGCCGGGCCTGCGCGGCCCGAACCCGGCCGACGCGGGCCTGTTCCACACGGCGATCCTCTACCCGACTCACGCGGCGCTGGCCGCGGCCGTGGTGCGCATGAGCCAGTTGCCGGGCATCCAGTTCGCGGGCACGGGTGACCACCATGTCTCGGAAGCCTTCTACTTCGCCGATCCGGACGGCAACGGGGTCGAGCTCTACGTCGACCGGCCGCGCGACCGGTGGTCATGGAAGAACGGGCAGGTCTTCATGACCACCGAGTTCATCGACCCCAACCGCTTCGTCAGCGAGCACCTCGATCGCGGCAGCTTCGGGCAGTCGTCGAGTGCGCCGGTGGACGCGACGATCGGCCACGTGCACCTGCAGGTCGGCGACGTCGCGACCGCGCGTGACTTCTACGTCGGCGCGCTCGGCTTCGCAGAGACCGCCTCGATCGCAGGCTCGGCGCTGTTCGTGAGCGCCGGCGGCTACCACCACCACATGGCGATGAACGTGTGGAACTCGCGCGGCGCCGGCCGTCGCGTCGACACGCTCGGCCTGGGTCGCGTGCAGATCGCGGTGCCCGATGCGGATGCTGTCGGTGCGGCCCGCGAGCGGCTCACGGCGCGCGGCGTCGCGGTCGCGGATGACGGGCGCGGCATCCGCTTCGACGACCCGTGGGCGAACGTGATCACCCTCACGCCGAGCGTCGCCGAGTAG
- a CDS encoding APC family permease — translation MTTTADKTDTGISSKGLAPGTVGILGAVVIGISTIAPAYTFTAAIGPTVSAVGVQVPAIILLGFIPMLLVAFGYRELNKAMPDAGTSFTWGTRAFGPYVGWMAGWGLIIATVLVLSNLAGIAVDFLFLLIAQITGNGAIAEMASNPFINVAVCLAFMAGATWISYRDISTAQKVQYWFVGFQLLVLVTFGVTALVRAQSGDAVQYTPVDPSWFNVLQAPSVTSVVAGLSLSIFIFWGWDVVLTMNEEAKDPERTPGQAAAITIIIVLGLYLLLAIGLLTFAGNGDTGLGLGNPDIQDNVLFFLSDPIMGPLGWLISLAVLSSSAASLQSTALSPARTLLAMGHYKAVPARFAAVHPRFKTPGFAAVMSALVASVFYAVMRFISENVLWDTITALGMMVCFYYGITALSAVWYFRVTALTSAKRFLTQMLSPLLGGVALMVLFVQTLIDSFDPAYGSGSEIGGVGLVGILGVFMLLLGVVLMLIMRVKSPEFFRGEVLPKGVNKGDLDTKALFIK, via the coding sequence ATGACGACTACAGCAGACAAGACAGACACCGGGATCTCGAGCAAGGGACTCGCGCCCGGCACGGTCGGCATCCTCGGCGCGGTGGTGATCGGCATCTCGACGATCGCGCCCGCCTACACCTTCACGGCAGCGATCGGTCCGACGGTCAGCGCCGTCGGCGTGCAGGTGCCGGCGATCATCCTGCTCGGCTTCATCCCGATGCTGCTGGTCGCCTTCGGCTACCGGGAGCTCAACAAGGCGATGCCGGATGCGGGCACCTCGTTCACCTGGGGAACGCGTGCGTTCGGCCCCTACGTGGGCTGGATGGCCGGCTGGGGTCTCATCATCGCGACCGTGCTCGTGCTCTCGAACCTCGCAGGCATCGCGGTCGACTTCCTCTTCCTGCTGATCGCTCAGATCACCGGGAACGGAGCGATCGCCGAAATGGCGAGCAACCCCTTCATCAACGTCGCCGTGTGCTTGGCCTTCATGGCGGGCGCCACCTGGATCTCCTACCGCGACATCAGCACGGCGCAGAAGGTGCAGTACTGGTTCGTCGGCTTCCAGCTGCTCGTGCTCGTCACCTTTGGCGTGACGGCGCTGGTGCGTGCCCAGTCGGGCGACGCGGTGCAGTACACGCCGGTCGACCCCTCGTGGTTCAACGTGCTGCAGGCGCCGTCGGTCACCTCGGTCGTCGCGGGTCTGTCGCTGTCGATCTTCATCTTCTGGGGATGGGATGTCGTGCTGACGATGAACGAGGAGGCGAAGGATCCCGAGCGCACGCCCGGTCAGGCTGCCGCCATCACGATCATCATCGTGCTCGGCCTCTACCTGCTGCTCGCCATCGGCCTGCTCACCTTCGCGGGCAACGGCGACACGGGGCTGGGTCTCGGCAATCCTGACATCCAGGACAACGTGCTCTTCTTCCTCTCCGACCCGATCATGGGCCCGCTCGGCTGGCTGATCTCGCTCGCGGTGCTCTCCTCGTCGGCCGCCTCGCTGCAGTCGACCGCGCTGTCGCCGGCTCGCACGCTGCTGGCGATGGGGCACTACAAGGCCGTGCCGGCCCGGTTCGCCGCGGTGCACCCCCGCTTCAAGACGCCCGGCTTCGCAGCGGTCATGTCGGCACTGGTGGCGAGCGTCTTCTACGCCGTCATGCGCTTCATCAGCGAGAACGTGCTGTGGGACACGATCACGGCGCTCGGCATGATGGTCTGCTTCTACTACGGCATCACGGCGCTGAGCGCGGTCTGGTACTTCCGCGTGACGGCGCTGACGTCGGCGAAGCGCTTCCTCACGCAGATGCTCAGCCCGCTGCTCGGTGGCGTGGCGCTGATGGTGCTGTTCGTGCAGACGCTCATCGATAGCTTCGACCCGGCCTACGGCTCGGGATCGGAGATCGGCGGTGTCGGCCTCGTCGGCATCCTGGGCGTGTTCATGCTGCTGCTGGGCGTCGTGCTCATGCTCATCATGCGCGTGAAGTCGCCCGAGTTCTTCCGCGGCGAGGTGCTGCCGAAGGGCGTCAACAAGGGCGACCTCGACACGAAGGCGCTCTTCATCAAGTAG
- a CDS encoding Lrp/AsnC family transcriptional regulator: MRIVDDTDRKILLELTRHPRITNAAIAEQLGLARNTVQSRVAALEASDALQGFDRRLHAAALGYPLTVFMATHVDQPRIDSVVEQLRQIPEVVQAFGLSGQADVLVRVVCRDAEDLYRVNKLVLACKGVERTETWLSMGELIPFRLAPVLERDLGRR; this comes from the coding sequence ATGCGCATCGTCGATGACACAGACCGGAAGATCCTGCTCGAGCTGACGCGGCATCCCCGCATCACCAACGCCGCGATCGCCGAGCAGCTCGGCCTCGCGCGCAACACGGTGCAGAGCCGGGTGGCTGCGCTCGAGGCGTCGGATGCGCTGCAGGGCTTCGATCGCCGGCTCCACGCCGCCGCGCTCGGCTACCCGCTGACGGTCTTCATGGCCACGCACGTCGATCAGCCCCGCATCGACTCGGTGGTCGAGCAGCTGCGCCAGATCCCCGAGGTCGTGCAGGCGTTCGGGCTCTCCGGGCAGGCGGATGTGCTCGTGCGAGTCGTGTGCCGCGACGCCGAGGATCTCTACCGCGTCAACAAGCTGGTGCTCGCGTGCAAGGGCGTCGAGCGCACCGAGACGTGGCTGTCGATGGGCGAGCTCATCCCGTTCCGCCTCGCGCCGGTGCTCGAGCGCGACCTCGGGCGGCGGTAG
- a CDS encoding NAD(P)/FAD-dependent oxidoreductase has protein sequence MAEITSDVVVIGAGAAGLSAATRLRKAGHSVTVLEARDRVGGRTWTRDIDGAMLEIGGQWVSPDQSALIETLDELGLETYERYRDGESIYIDHAGERHSYSGDIFPAGASTEAEIERLIGVLDALVADVGAREPWAHAKAAEYDAISWHHWLRTQSSDERACEIVSIFVAEAMLTKPAYSFSLLQALLMAASAGSFSNLVDEGFILDRRVVGGMQQVSERLAASLGDDVVLNAPVRRLEHTADGVVAHADGGVVVRARRAIVAVPPNLYDRIDFQPSLPRLRQQMHQHLSLGLVIKVHAVYSTPFWRKAGLSGTVFAPYNALHEVYDNTNHEDERGTLVAFISDLKADASFGLGPEAQRTAILEQLATYFGPEALEPEVFYLSDWGEEEWTRGAYAASFDIGGLSRYGALQRAPHGSLHWACSDIAAEGYQHVDGAIRRGWAAADEIIGTLGA, from the coding sequence ATGGCGGAGATCACCAGCGACGTCGTCGTGATCGGTGCGGGCGCGGCCGGCCTCAGCGCGGCGACGCGCCTACGGAAGGCAGGGCACTCGGTGACCGTCCTCGAGGCCCGAGACCGGGTCGGCGGGCGCACCTGGACCCGCGACATCGACGGCGCGATGCTCGAGATAGGCGGCCAGTGGGTCTCGCCCGACCAGAGCGCGCTCATCGAGACGCTCGACGAGCTCGGACTCGAGACCTACGAGCGCTACCGCGACGGCGAGAGCATCTACATCGACCACGCGGGGGAGCGGCACAGCTACTCCGGCGACATCTTCCCGGCCGGTGCCAGCACCGAGGCCGAGATCGAGCGCCTCATCGGGGTCCTCGATGCGCTCGTCGCCGACGTCGGCGCCCGTGAGCCGTGGGCGCACGCGAAGGCCGCCGAGTACGACGCGATCTCCTGGCACCACTGGCTGCGCACGCAGTCGAGCGACGAGCGGGCATGCGAGATCGTCTCGATCTTCGTGGCCGAGGCGATGCTCACCAAGCCCGCCTACTCGTTCAGCCTGCTGCAGGCGCTGCTGATGGCGGCATCCGCCGGCAGCTTCTCCAACCTCGTCGACGAGGGCTTCATCCTCGACCGTCGCGTGGTCGGCGGCATGCAGCAGGTCTCCGAGCGGCTCGCCGCATCGCTCGGCGACGACGTGGTGCTCAACGCGCCCGTGCGACGCCTCGAGCACACCGCTGACGGCGTGGTCGCGCACGCGGATGGCGGCGTCGTCGTGCGCGCACGCCGCGCGATCGTCGCGGTGCCGCCGAACCTCTACGACCGCATCGACTTCCAGCCGTCGCTGCCGCGCCTGCGCCAGCAGATGCACCAGCACCTCTCGCTCGGCCTGGTCATCAAGGTGCACGCGGTGTACTCGACGCCGTTCTGGCGCAAGGCTGGCCTCTCGGGCACCGTGTTCGCCCCGTACAACGCGCTGCACGAGGTCTACGACAACACCAACCACGAGGACGAGCGGGGCACCCTCGTCGCCTTCATCTCCGACCTGAAGGCCGACGCATCCTTCGGTCTCGGCCCTGAGGCGCAGCGCACCGCGATCCTCGAGCAGCTGGCCACTTACTTCGGCCCCGAGGCGCTCGAGCCCGAGGTGTTCTACCTCTCGGACTGGGGCGAGGAGGAGTGGACGCGCGGCGCCTACGCCGCCAGCTTCGACATCGGCGGCCTGTCGCGCTACGGCGCACTGCAGCGCGCGCCGCACGGATCGCTGCACTGGGCGTGCAGCGACATCGCCGCGGAGGGCTACCAGCACGTCGACGGAGCCATCCGCCGTGGCTGGGCAGCCGCCGACGAGATCATCGGGACGCTCGGCGCCTGA